A single Glycine soja cultivar W05 chromosome 14, ASM419377v2, whole genome shotgun sequence DNA region contains:
- the LOC114385169 gene encoding 65-kDa microtubule-associated protein 1-like — MLGVAGTSMAVTEAQNPLLGENTCGSLLKKLQEIWDEVGESDEQRDKMLLQLEQECLDVYKRKVEQAAKSRAQLLQALSDAKLELSTLLSALGEKSFAGIPENTSGTIKEQLAAIAPVLEQLWQQKEERIKEFSDVQSQIQQICGEIAGNLNLNDVSPAVDESDLSLKKLDEYQSELQELQKEKSERLHKVLEFVSTVHDLCAVLGMDFFSTATEVHPSLNDSTGVQSKSISNDTLARLAKTVLTLKEDKKQRLHKLQELASQLIDLWNLMDTHPEERRLFDHVTCNMSASVDEVTVPGALALDLIEQAEVEVERLDQLKASRMKEIAFKKQAELEEIFARAHIEVDPDAAREKIMALIDSGNIEPTELLADMDNQIAKAKEEALSRKDILDKVEKWMSACEEESWLEDYNRDENRYNASRGAHINLKRAEKARIMVNKIPALVDTLVAKTRAWEEDHGMSFTYDGVPLLAMLDEYAMLRHEREEEKRRMRDQKKHHEQRNTEQETIFGSRPSPARPVSSSKSGGPRANGGANATPNRRLSLNAHQNGNRSTSKDGKRENRLSAPVNYVAISKEDAASHVSGTEPIPASP, encoded by the exons AT GCTAGGTGTCGCTGGGACTTCAATGGCAGTGACTGAAGCTCAGAATCCTCTTCTTGGAGAAAACACATGTGGTTCCTTGTTAAAAAAGCTTCAG GAAATATGGGATGAGGTTGGTGAGAGCGACGAGCAACGAGACAAGATGCTTCTTCAGTTAGAGCAGGAGTGCTTGGATGTGTACAAGAGAAAGGTTGAGCAGGCTGCCAAGTCAAGGGCGCAGCTACTTCAAGCTCTGTCTGATGCTAAGCTTGAGCTTTCCACTCTTCTATCAGCACTTGGAGAAAAGAGCTTTGCTGGAATT CCTGAGAATACTTCTGGAACTATCAAAGAACAGCTTGCAGCTATAGCACCAGTACTTGAACAGTTATGGCaacaaaaggaagaaagaattaAGGAGTTCTCGGATGTACAGTCACAGATCCAACAAATATGTGGAGAGATAGCTGGAAACTTGAACCTTAATGATGTTTCACCTGCAGTTGATGAGTCTGACCTGTCCCTGAAGAAGTTGGATGAATATCAATCTGAGCTCCAAGAACTTCAAAAGGAAAAG AGTGAGAGGTTGCACAAGGTTCTTGAATTTGTGAGTACTGTGCATGATCTATGTGCTGTCCTTGGTATGGACTTCTTCAGTACTGCAACTGAGGTTCATCCAAGTCTAAATGACTCTACTGGTGTTCAATCAAAGAGCATAAGTAATGACACCCTAGCAAGGCTGGCTAAGACCGTCTTAACGctgaaagaagataaaaaacaGAGGCTGCACAAG CTCCAAGAATTAGCTTCTCAGTTGATTGATCTTTGGAATCTAATGGATACTCATCCCGAGGAAAGGAGACTATTTGACCATGTTACCTGTAATATGTCAGCTTCTGTTGATGAAGTCACTGTTCCTGGTGCCCTTGCTCTGGATCTGATTGAGCAG GCTGAAGTGGAAGTTGAGAGACTTGATCAGCTGAAAGCCAGCAGGATGAAGGAAATTGCTTTCAAGAAGCAAGCAGAGCTCGAAGAGATATTTGCCCGTGCTCATATAGAAGTAGATCCAGATGCTGCCCGGGAGAAGATTATGGCATTGATTGATTCAGGAAATATTGAACCAACTGAATTACTGGCTGACATGGACAATCAGATAgcaaaagcaaaagaagaagctTTAAGCCGAAAAGATATATTGGACAAGGTTGAGAAATGGATGTCAGCATGTGAAGAAGAGAGTTGGCTTGAAGACTATAACCGG GATGAGAACAGGTATAATGCAAGCAGAGGTGCACACATAAACCTCAAACGTGCAGAGAAAGCACGGATAATGGTCAACAAAATTCCAG CTTTGGTTGATACATTGGTTGCTAAAACTCGTGCATGGGAAGAAGATCATGGTATGTCATTTACATATGATGGCGTTCCTCTTCTTGCCATGTTAGATGAATATGCCATGCTCAGACATGAGCGGGAAGAGGAAAAACGGAGGATGAGG GATCAGAAAAAGCATCACGAGCAGCGAAACACGGAACAAGAAACCATCTTTGGTTCAAGACCCAGCCCTGCTAGGCCAGTTAGTTCCAGTAAGTCAGGAGGTCCTCGTGCTAACGGAGGAGCCAATGCTACTCCTAACCGACGGCTATCGCTTAATGCACATCAAAATGGAAACAGGTCCACATCAAAAGATGGAAAAAGGGAAAACAGACTATCTGCTCCCGTGAATTATGTGGCCATATCAAAAGAAGATGCTGCTTCCCATGTTTCTGGTACTGAACCCATCCCGGCATCACCCTAA